The Manihot esculenta cultivar AM560-2 chromosome 1, M.esculenta_v8, whole genome shotgun sequence genome has a window encoding:
- the LOC110624249 gene encoding uncharacterized protein At4g26450 isoform X1: MHARHRSPGNGYRSSSMGMGASRISPDTSARGYGFYNSEYRSFNNRGFGRGQVQPKSFQQPPQPPTRKGDILMEAGRLAAEYLVSKGLLPENALSGKWQNGSLRKQAGDYQDFRVQEDFAQEGRTSARFRLGSVVSDAGTGRRRHSDDFNSRNHVKGRRRGENYHRNYSSDWGREYGRSGWWSDRNQMSLDTEGDDDSISEHYEEHQVGEDVDGKFGQCGSAPESEEATEIESGEEFKDDMGSKENSFIIEKDETDAEPSKASVDLAKLNSGKEMDYNHRHETEKLIISEDSHIQSFAVDGDLSSKHGSDLLTFCKFVKVPTKTRSSLTYRVPKVEQVPNKEEENPSDVEPPKGSEVSVPDGTLDFSMGDSLPNTTNDAKCDVEMSKVVVPVHSDGDIGEIGPPFVSGKGKCMRSQSFPARAFMCDSKQELSQGMASFGRSMSVKERGEKRTAEDSDMNEATKKPRECFPSLVSTANDQLHLSNFSQDQDSSQAGKPSPDHPVSIAVTRDRSFHSHQFQNAGSEPSFGYTQEKQLFPSSFKICDLNLMEAADMNDYHCNDPILVYPSIPASKKEAAQVDIDLSISNANNGKHIEVIDLENDSNSGDKAFDNSQQEETTFTGTEVLPNNAQNAGDITEVPDGYDGLMISEFLTTFSNCPSAAEDINPLQNEMSLHNGEGTLGDDDSIYMSLGEIPLSFIPAWEQPTPQGYGKPF, translated from the exons ATGCATGCTAGGCACCGAAGTCCTGGAAATGGGTACAGGTCTAGTTCGATGGGGATGGGTGCCTCGAGGATATCCCCAGATACCTCAGCCAGAGGCTATGGCTTTTACAATTCTGAATACAGAAGCTTCAATAATCGGGGCTTTGGCCGTGGCCAGGTTCAGCCCAAATCTTTTCAACAGCCACCTCAGCCACCAACACGCAAAGGAGATATTTTGATGGAAGCGGGTAGACTTGCAGCTGAATATTTAGTGTCCAAGGGATTGTTACCTGAGAATGCACTTTCTGGTAAGTGGCAGAATGGTAGTTTAAGGAAGCAAGCTGGAGACTATCAGGATTTTAGGGTACAAGAGGACTTTGCACAGGAGGGCCGAACATCTGCCCGTTTCCGCCTAGGAAGTGTTGTTTCTGATGCTGGAACAGGTAGGAGAAGGCATTCTGATGACTTCAATTCGAGAAATCATGTAAAAGGTAGGAGGAGAGGAGAGAATTATCATCGGAATTATAGCTCGGATTGGGGCAGAGAATATGGGAGGAGCGGGTGGTGGTCAGATCGAAATCAGATGTCACTTGATACGGAGGGGGATGATGATTCAATTTCTGAACATTATGAAGAGCATCAAGTTGGTGAAGATGTTGATGGGAAGTTTGGTCAGTGTGGGTCAGCACCAGAAAGTGAGGAAGCAACTGAAATTGAATCAGGAGAAGAGTTCAAAGATGACATGGGTTCCAAGGAAAATTCTTTTATCATTGAGAAAGATGAGACTGATGCGGAACCTTCCAAGGCGTCTGTTGATTTGGCAAAATTGAATtctgggaaggagatggattaCAATCATAGGCATGAAACTGAGAAACTAATTATTTCTGAGGACTCACATATCCAGTCCTTTGCAGTGGATGGTGATCTCTCTAGCAAGCATGGATCTGATTTACTAACATTCTGCAAATTTGTGAAGGTCCCTACTAAAACACGGTCTTCATTGACGTACAGGGTCCCCAAGGTTGAACAAGTTCCTAACAAGGAAGAGGAAAATCCATCTGATGTTGAGCCTCCCAAAGGATCTGAAGTCTCAGTTCCAGATGGCACTCTTGATTTCTCAATGGGTGATTCACTGCCAAATACAACTAACGATGCAAAATGTGATGTTGAAATGTCTAAAGTAGTAGTGCCTGTACATTCTGATGGGGATATTGGAGAAATAGGCCCCCCATTTGTTTCTGGCAAGGGTAAATGCATGAGGTCTCAATCCTTTCCAGCTAGGGCTTTTATGTGTGACAGCAAGCAAGAATTAAGTCAGGGGATGGCGAGCTTTGGAAGGTCCATGTCAGTTAAGGAGAGAGGTGAGAAACGAACTGCTGAAGATTCTGATATGAATGAGGCAACCAAGAAGCCTAGAGAATGTTTTCCATCATTGGTTAGTACAGCCAATGACCAGCTTCATCTCTCTAATTTTAGTCAAGACCAAGATAGCTCACAAGCGGGGAAGCCTTCACCTGATCATCCAGTAAGTATTGCTGTCACTCGAGACCGCTCGTTTCATAGTCATCAATTTCAAAACGCAGGTAGTGAACCAAGTTTCGGGTACACACAAGAGAAACAACTTTTTCCGAGTTCGTTTAAGATCTGTGACCTCAATTTAATGGAGGCTGCTGATATGAATGATTATCATTGTAATGATCCAATCCTCGTGTACCCGTCTATTCCAGCAAGCAAAAAGGAAGCAGCACAGGTTGACATTGATTTGTCAATAAGCAATGCAAATAATGGCAAACATATTGAAGTCATTGATTTGGAGAATGATTCCAACTCAGGAGATAAGGCTTTTGATAATTCACAGCAAGA GGAAACAACATTTACTGGCACAGAGGTGCTTCCCAATAATGCACAGAACGCTGGAGATATAACCGAGGTTCCAGATGGCTATGATGGTCTTATGATTTCGGAGTTCCTTACCACTTTTTCAAACTGTCCTTCTGCAGCAGAGGACATCAACCCACTGCAGAATGAGATGAGTCTTCATAATGGAGAG GGGACTCTTGGTGATGATGACTCGATTTACATGTCTCTGGGAGAAATACCATTAA gcTTCATACCAGCCTGGGAGCAGCCAACACCACAGGGGTACGGGAAGCCCTTTTAA
- the LOC110624249 gene encoding uncharacterized protein At4g26450 isoform X2, whose amino-acid sequence MHARHRSPGNGYRSSSMGMGASRISPDTSARGYGFYNSEYRSFNNRGFGRGQVQPKSFQQPPQPPTRKGDILMEAGRLAAEYLVSKGLLPENALSGKWQNGSLRKQAGDYQDFRVQEDFAQEGRTSARFRLGSVVSDAGTGRRRHSDDFNSRNHVKGRRRGENYHRNYSSDWGREYGRSGWWSDRNQMSLDTEGDDDSISEHYEEHQVGEDVDGKFGQCGSAPESEEATEIESGEEFKDDMGSKENSFIIEKDETDAEPSKASVDLAKLNSGKEMDYNHRHETEKLIISEDSHIQSFAVDGDLSSKHGSDLLTFCKFVKVPTKTRSSLTYRVPKVEQVPNKEEENPSDVEPPKGSEVSVPDGTLDFSMGDSLPNTTNDAKCDVEMSKVVVPVHSDGDIGEIGPPFVSGKGKCMRSQSFPARAFMCDSKQELSQGMASFGRSMSVKERGEKRTAEDSDMNEATKKPRECFPSLVSTANDQLHLSNFSQDQDSSQAGKPSPDHPVSIAVTRDRSFHSHQFQNAGSEPSFGYTQEKQLFPSSFKICDLNLMEAADMNDYHCNDPILVYPSIPASKKEAAQVDIDLSISNANNGKHIEVIDLENDSNSGDKAFDNSQQEETTFTGTEVLPNNAQNAGDITEVPDGYDGLMISEFLTTFSNCPSAAEDINPLQNEMSLHNGEGTLGDDDSIYMSLGEIPLSMPDI is encoded by the exons ATGCATGCTAGGCACCGAAGTCCTGGAAATGGGTACAGGTCTAGTTCGATGGGGATGGGTGCCTCGAGGATATCCCCAGATACCTCAGCCAGAGGCTATGGCTTTTACAATTCTGAATACAGAAGCTTCAATAATCGGGGCTTTGGCCGTGGCCAGGTTCAGCCCAAATCTTTTCAACAGCCACCTCAGCCACCAACACGCAAAGGAGATATTTTGATGGAAGCGGGTAGACTTGCAGCTGAATATTTAGTGTCCAAGGGATTGTTACCTGAGAATGCACTTTCTGGTAAGTGGCAGAATGGTAGTTTAAGGAAGCAAGCTGGAGACTATCAGGATTTTAGGGTACAAGAGGACTTTGCACAGGAGGGCCGAACATCTGCCCGTTTCCGCCTAGGAAGTGTTGTTTCTGATGCTGGAACAGGTAGGAGAAGGCATTCTGATGACTTCAATTCGAGAAATCATGTAAAAGGTAGGAGGAGAGGAGAGAATTATCATCGGAATTATAGCTCGGATTGGGGCAGAGAATATGGGAGGAGCGGGTGGTGGTCAGATCGAAATCAGATGTCACTTGATACGGAGGGGGATGATGATTCAATTTCTGAACATTATGAAGAGCATCAAGTTGGTGAAGATGTTGATGGGAAGTTTGGTCAGTGTGGGTCAGCACCAGAAAGTGAGGAAGCAACTGAAATTGAATCAGGAGAAGAGTTCAAAGATGACATGGGTTCCAAGGAAAATTCTTTTATCATTGAGAAAGATGAGACTGATGCGGAACCTTCCAAGGCGTCTGTTGATTTGGCAAAATTGAATtctgggaaggagatggattaCAATCATAGGCATGAAACTGAGAAACTAATTATTTCTGAGGACTCACATATCCAGTCCTTTGCAGTGGATGGTGATCTCTCTAGCAAGCATGGATCTGATTTACTAACATTCTGCAAATTTGTGAAGGTCCCTACTAAAACACGGTCTTCATTGACGTACAGGGTCCCCAAGGTTGAACAAGTTCCTAACAAGGAAGAGGAAAATCCATCTGATGTTGAGCCTCCCAAAGGATCTGAAGTCTCAGTTCCAGATGGCACTCTTGATTTCTCAATGGGTGATTCACTGCCAAATACAACTAACGATGCAAAATGTGATGTTGAAATGTCTAAAGTAGTAGTGCCTGTACATTCTGATGGGGATATTGGAGAAATAGGCCCCCCATTTGTTTCTGGCAAGGGTAAATGCATGAGGTCTCAATCCTTTCCAGCTAGGGCTTTTATGTGTGACAGCAAGCAAGAATTAAGTCAGGGGATGGCGAGCTTTGGAAGGTCCATGTCAGTTAAGGAGAGAGGTGAGAAACGAACTGCTGAAGATTCTGATATGAATGAGGCAACCAAGAAGCCTAGAGAATGTTTTCCATCATTGGTTAGTACAGCCAATGACCAGCTTCATCTCTCTAATTTTAGTCAAGACCAAGATAGCTCACAAGCGGGGAAGCCTTCACCTGATCATCCAGTAAGTATTGCTGTCACTCGAGACCGCTCGTTTCATAGTCATCAATTTCAAAACGCAGGTAGTGAACCAAGTTTCGGGTACACACAAGAGAAACAACTTTTTCCGAGTTCGTTTAAGATCTGTGACCTCAATTTAATGGAGGCTGCTGATATGAATGATTATCATTGTAATGATCCAATCCTCGTGTACCCGTCTATTCCAGCAAGCAAAAAGGAAGCAGCACAGGTTGACATTGATTTGTCAATAAGCAATGCAAATAATGGCAAACATATTGAAGTCATTGATTTGGAGAATGATTCCAACTCAGGAGATAAGGCTTTTGATAATTCACAGCAAGA GGAAACAACATTTACTGGCACAGAGGTGCTTCCCAATAATGCACAGAACGCTGGAGATATAACCGAGGTTCCAGATGGCTATGATGGTCTTATGATTTCGGAGTTCCTTACCACTTTTTCAAACTGTCCTTCTGCAGCAGAGGACATCAACCCACTGCAGAATGAGATGAGTCTTCATAATGGAGAG GGGACTCTTGGTGATGATGACTCGATTTACATGTCTCTGGGAGAAATACCATTAAGTATGCCAGATATTTAA